DNA from Archaeoglobus veneficus SNP6:
TCTTACCCCACGGCATATTCGAAATTCCAGCTATAATCATAGCGGGAGCTGCTGGCTTCAAGATACCCTACGAAATCATCCGATATTTAGCTGGCAAGAAGGAAAAAATCCTGACAAAACAAGATATCAAGGAATATCTAATCTTTAGCTTTAATCTCCATCGTATTAATAATCATAGCAGCATGGATTGAGGCAAATGTAACGTTGAAGATTGCTCAAGCGATGCTGAAGACGAAAGGTATTTGAAGATTTGAGGTGATTTAAAAAGCATGACAAAAGTAATTGAGGTGATATATGAAAAAGGGGTTCTCAAACCCCTTGAAAAGATCGATCTGAAAGAAGGAGAGAAAATAAAAATAGAAATAAAAAGGAACATAAATCACCTGAGAGGAAAGTACGGAAAAGTCAAGAAGACCGAATTATTAAAATTAAAGGACGAAATTTATGACAGAAGAAGCCATATTTGTAGATAGCTCTGTATTTCTAGCGTTTTTTGTAGATGGTGTGGATATTTTTGAAAAACTTAAAGGTAGGTTTGTTACCTCGATAAATGTTGTTGAGGAGGTAGCATACGTCCTGATAAAGGAGAAAGCAAAAGAAGTAACGGGAATCGAAAAACACTATGATCTGCTAACGTATTTAAGGGAGAATCCAAAAATTACGGCAGAAATTGCAAAAGAAGTTATTTCTGATATCTCAAGCGTCCTTGATTTCCTAGAAATTACAGTCTTACCTCCTGCAAAACATACAGATATGTTTGATGTTATCGAAGCCTATGGCATGCTTCCAAACGATGCTTTAATTGCTGCTACATGCAAATATCACGGAATAAAGAGGATAGCAACCTTCGATGGTGATTTCAAGAGAGTCGATTTCCTTGAAGTTATTGATTAAAGAATCATAGAAGTATAGTAATCGAGTAAACTTGGTAAAGTCCGAACGCAACTGTGGGAATAAGTGCCGAGACAAAAGCATTCTTAGTCGTCAGATTTCGGGCATGCTTTATTGCAAATGTCCACAGTGTTAAAGACCATACGGTTATTGCCAGATTTATGATTAGGTTGGAGTAAATTAAATCCTGCGGGAGGATAGATAGCAAAATGGACTTCATAATTTCCGGGTTCTGCTGTAACTGTTCCATGCTAATCTTCGGAACTTCTGCATTTGATATGTAGTAGGCTGACATGGGAATAGTCACAAGAGAGCCGACAAGCGAAGGTAGGAAGCCGTAACCAGTAAACTCGAAGGTTCTTCTGAATGAGCCTTTGCCGTCAAATAATGCTGACAGTCCGTGCATAATTACCGCTAATATCAACCAGACCGCAAAGATGCCGATAAAAGAGCTGACTATGCCGATGTACGCTCCTACTGTGAAAAATTTAGCTATTTCAGTAGGAAAAGCCTGAGAAATCTTAGTTACAAGCAAATACTGATACGCTGAAACCAGAATTGCCAAAACAATTACGATTATCATCGGTTTCCTTATTCTAACTTCTCCCTCCTTCAGATCTTCAAAAAACCTGTCAGGGTTCGTTATCAGCTTCATGGCAAACCGGAATACTAACGGATATTTAAACATTTAGGTTAATTAAATGAAAAATAAAAATTTGTAAGTTTCATACTTTTGGATAATTCTCACAGGTTTGGAAAATTCTCACGGGTTGAAACACACATTAATTACGTTATGAGCATAAAATTAATTTTTAAATTTTTTAAACTTTGAGTAAAGTTTCATAGTATGGAAAATGTAAAAAAGTATTGTTGGATAAATTTTTATATATCAGAAGTTAACAAGATATGCCGAAGCATGGCGTAAGGAGGTATGGAAATGTACGGGTTTGCGAGGGTTGAGGACGAGAGGGTTGTGAAAGTGCTTGCTTTGATGGGGTTGCTGGCGATGGTTGGGATGGCAGTGATGCCTGTAGTCGTCGGGGATGTCGGAGCCGCATTAGCCGGTGCATATGCAGGCTATACAGCTCCGGACCAGATAAGCGCAATACTTGGCGGTGCAACCAGTGGCTGGTTCGTTGGCGTAGCAGCAGCGGGATTGTTTTGGGCTGGTGTGCCCTTCGCCGTAGCTTTAGCACTTGGCCTCTAATCATAATTTTTTTATTAGCCAAAAAAGGTGAAAGACAATGATTAAACCAATAATAAACATACTCTTTTTCCCAGAGGCGTGGATATACAACCTATCTAAAAGACAAAAAAATGTAAATAGTGATTTGTCCAATAGACTACTAGCTTTATCAGTCCTCTGGCTGTTATTTAAGATAGGTATTATTGTAGTCGCAGTATTGAAGGTCGTTTTCGAAGTTAAATTACTGACAAGAACTACAGATGTATTTATCTACCTCGGAGCGTTAGTAGTTCTTTTAACTGTTACTTCAATAAGCTTGCGCAAGGAGCAACCATGGAAAGTAGAAAACTGAACCGCATTAAAAGCAATGGTATTGTAATCTTACTTTCGGCTATATGTTATTTTTCTGGGTTTTTTGCAATAATTACTCACATCCACCCGCCAGCCCATATGAGTTCTGCAAATATCCAAACGTTTTCAAATGACATAAAAGATATATCCGATACGAATTTTAATAAAATAGTTAAGACTAATACTTCTCTTATAGCATTATTGTTATTAGGTTCACTTTCAATGGGTTTGACAACTTTACTAAATTTAACTATAAATGGCGCTTCTCTTGGTATTCTCATCGCAACAAGTATTCAAAATGGTGCAACAGCTGGTGAGATTATCCTTTTAACAACCCCACACGGCATATTCGAAATCCCCGCCATAATCATAGCAGGAGCAGCAGGTTTCAAAATTCCCTATGAAATCATAAGATATTTAGCGGGTAGAAAAGAGCAAATTCTGACAAAAGAAGACATCAAAGAATACTCCACAATGGCTTTAATCTCCATCATTTTAATAGTAATAGCAGCATGGATAGAGGCAAATGTAACTCTAAAAATCGCCGAAGAGATGATTAAATCCAGTAGGTAGTGAGGATGAAATGCTGGTGGAAAACTCAAAAAGTCAAAATCAGACCAGAAGAAAAACTTTTAACCAGCTAAAGAGGTGCAGGAGTATGAAAAGACTTTTGCTGGCCTTACTAACGCTACTTGTACTCCTAACCCTCACCACACCGGCTTCAGCCCACATAGTCGCAAGCGTAGAACTCAGACCAAGTGTTCTGCTGCCGGGCGACACCGCATACGGCACCCTCACACTCACGAACAAGGGAACGACAAGCATCAAGGTAACGGGTGTCACGTTCTTCTCCGATCTAAAGGTTGAGCCAAAGAGCATCTCCTCGATAGGTTACATCCCACCAGCAGGAAGCTACGAGTTGCCATTCAGGATTAATGCCGAGAAGGTGGGCCTGTACACTGTTGAAGCTCACATATACACCACCAACGGTACGCTAAAGCAGATAATCCTGATCGACGTCAGAGATCTGATGCCCGAGATTGTATTAACATCAGCCATAACGCTAAACGAGGTTAATACAGTCCAATTCACTCTTTCCGACCCTATAGGTGTTAGCAACGTCAAAATAGAGCCCCTCTTCGATGCTGAGCCGAAGGTTATCTATCTGAGTGATTCGGAAGGAGTGTTTACGTACTATGCCTCCGAGAAGAAGGAACTAAGCTTCAAGATAAGTTTCTACAACGGTGAAAATTACCACGAAATAGTCCAGACTATCACGCCGGAATACAGGGAAAGCAAGGGTGTCCTCCTAAACGTGTCGCTGCCATACAACGTGGTTCCACTAAAGGATGTCGTTCCGGTCAAAGTTGAGATAACGAACCTCAGAAACGACGCAATTTACTCAATTCAGGTTACTGTAAAGACTGATAACTTCACAAAAACGACCCAAATAGCGTCGCTGAACAGCATGGGCAGCAGCCAGATCAGTTTTCTCTGTCCTGCTGAAAAACCTGGCGAACAGACCATACTAATCTGCGTCAGTTACAGAGATTGCCTCAACAACGAATACAGCACAGAAAAGCACGTTTCAGTTCAGATACTCAACGAGAAGGCTGTTGTCGTCAGCAACATAGATGTGGAGTGGGACAACGGCCTCAAAATTTCGGGAGATGTGAGCAACAGCGGGAAGAGTAAAGTCTACAACGTCATGCTCGCACTGCTGGCCGACAGGGCTGTAAAGACCTACTACCTCGGTACGATAGATCCATCGGACTTTGACACATTTGAGTTCACCGCCGAGAACGTGACATCTGCAAAATTACTCGTTACATGGAATAACGAGCTGGGAGAAAAGGTTGAGGAAGTTCTACCCCTTGAAATTCCCTCCAAACCCGAATTCAGGACACAGTCCAGTCCGGCTGTTATTGTGGTGAGTGTCGTTGTCCTTGTAATCGTTGTTGCCATCGTAGCCATCGCATGGGTAAGGCGAAGATGAAAGACGTGGTTATCGAGCTCCAGAACGTAAAAAAAGTCTACAAAACCGGAGCCGCAGAGGTTTACGCCCTCAACGGAGTGAGCATGAGCGTGGAACGAGGAGACTTCATAGCCATCATGGGCCCATCAGGAAGCGGGAAGTCGACGCTCCTCAACCTCATCGGCTGCCTGGACAAACCTACAGAGGGTAGAGTAATCATAAACGGCGTTGATACATCGAACCTAACAGACAAGCAGCTTACGGAACTCAGGAGAGACACGATAGGCTTTATCTTCCAGCACTACAACCTGATTCCAACGCTTACGGCATTTGAGAACGTTGAGCTGCCGATGATATTCAAAGGTGTACCCAAAGCAGAGCGAGAGGAGCGAGCAAGAGAACTTCTGAAGCTCGTAGGACTCGAAAGAGAAATGCACAGAAAACCAAAAGAACTAAGCGGTGGGCAGCAGCAGAGAGTTGCCATAGCAAGAGCATTAGCCAACAAACCCTCAATCCTGTTGTGTGACGAGCCGACAGGCAACCTCGACACGAAAAGCGGAAGGGCAATCATGGAGATTATTAAAGGGCTGAACGAGGAAGGCGTTACAGTCGTGCTCGTAACCCACGACCCTGCAGTTGCTGGATTTGCTGAAAGGGTCGTTAGAATCGTTGATGGTGTGCTTGTCGAGAGTGTG
Protein-coding regions in this window:
- a CDS encoding stage II sporulation protein M gives rise to the protein MIFLKNNLRLICLIVTGGFVFGFLTFLNLYINGMYLGTMVNSAVDKIGLKTIYLILPHGIFEIPAIIIAGAAGFKIPYEIIRYLAGKKEKILTKQDIKEYLIFSFNLHRINNHSSMD
- a CDS encoding antitoxin family protein, whose protein sequence is MTKVIEVIYEKGVLKPLEKIDLKEGEKIKIEIKRNINHLRGKYGKVKKTELLKLKDEIYDRRSHICR
- a CDS encoding type II toxin-antitoxin system VapC family toxin; the encoded protein is MTEEAIFVDSSVFLAFFVDGVDIFEKLKGRFVTSINVVEEVAYVLIKEKAKEVTGIEKHYDLLTYLRENPKITAEIAKEVISDISSVLDFLEITVLPPAKHTDMFDVIEAYGMLPNDALIAATCKYHGIKRIATFDGDFKRVDFLEVID
- a CDS encoding Yip1 family protein, giving the protein MKLITNPDRFFEDLKEGEVRIRKPMIIVIVLAILVSAYQYLLVTKISQAFPTEIAKFFTVGAYIGIVSSFIGIFAVWLILAVIMHGLSALFDGKGSFRRTFEFTGYGFLPSLVGSLVTIPMSAYYISNAEVPKISMEQLQQNPEIMKSILLSILPQDLIYSNLIINLAITVWSLTLWTFAIKHARNLTTKNAFVSALIPTVAFGLYQVYSITILL
- a CDS encoding stage II sporulation protein M, whose amino-acid sequence is MESRKLNRIKSNGIVILLSAICYFSGFFAIITHIHPPAHMSSANIQTFSNDIKDISDTNFNKIVKTNTSLIALLLLGSLSMGLTTLLNLTINGASLGILIATSIQNGATAGEIILLTTPHGIFEIPAIIIAGAAGFKIPYEIIRYLAGRKEQILTKEDIKEYSTMALISIILIVIAAWIEANVTLKIAEEMIKSSR
- a CDS encoding ABC transporter ATP-binding protein, which codes for MKDVVIELQNVKKVYKTGAAEVYALNGVSMSVERGDFIAIMGPSGSGKSTLLNLIGCLDKPTEGRVIINGVDTSNLTDKQLTELRRDTIGFIFQHYNLIPTLTAFENVELPMIFKGVPKAEREERARELLKLVGLEREMHRKPKELSGGQQQRVAIARALANKPSILLCDEPTGNLDTKSGRAIMEIIKGLNEEGVTVVLVTHDPAVAGFAERVVRIVDGVLVESVQQV